In Vigna unguiculata cultivar IT97K-499-35 chromosome 3, ASM411807v1, whole genome shotgun sequence, a single genomic region encodes these proteins:
- the LOC114179330 gene encoding precursor of CEP9-like, whose product MAKFQSLQKHLFIFVTLVACYGSLVAHGRKINIKALKQHLPALETNFESPHYEESRKMEDSGAGSTNAFRPTTPGGSPGVGHEMITSSMAEVSKSEGPGHSPGVGHAYHQNKIGEGI is encoded by the coding sequence ATGGCTAAATTTCAGAGCTTGCAAAAACACTTGTTCATTTTTGTAACCCTAGTTGCCTGCTATGGTTCCCTTGTAGCACATGgcaggaaaataaatataaaggcACTGAAGCAGCACCTTCCAGCACTTGAAACAAACTTTGAATCACCACACTATGAGGAATCTAGGAAAATGGAAGATTCAGGTGCGGGCTCCACAAATGCTTTCCGACCCACTACACCAGGAGGGAGTCCTGGAGTCGGGCATGAAATGATTACATCGTCAATGGCGGAGGTTTCCAAATCTGAAGGACCAGGTCACAGTCCTGGAGTTGGCCATGCTTATCACCAGAACAAAATTGGAGAGGGAATCTAA